The Hyphomonadaceae bacterium ML37 genome includes a region encoding these proteins:
- a CDS encoding tryptophan 7-halogenase, whose translation MTHARPSAPAPVRKLVIVGGGSAGWMTAAAASAALHRDCEIVLVESEEIGIVGVGEATIPAIRSFNQFVGIDEADFMRATQGSFKLGIEFVNWLRDGHAYFHPFGAYGRNFDWVPLYQYYLEARANGDETPLQDYSLAWLAARENKFAHPAGDQGAALSTLEYAFHFDASLYGRYLRRIAEGRGVTRLEGKVSNVRLRPGDGGIQGLDLSDGRTVDGDFFVDCTGFRGLLIEEALKTGYEDWTHWLPCDRAVAAPSASGDDFTPYTRSTARQAGWQWRIPLQHRTGNGYVHASHFISEQDATDTLVRHLDGALLAEPRLLKFVTGRRRKAWNKNCVAIGLSAGFMEPLESTSLHLIQTGVVRFLALFPGRDPEPWSEMEYNKLVREEWEPIRDFLILHYHANQREDGELWRYCREMAIPETLAYRIEQFRRCGRLVSPGLELFLNANWISVLMGQGIMPERYEALVHHRQVDGRAMLAQVRSAITAAAARLPSHRTYINRFCKAPDEALKPIA comes from the coding sequence ATGACACACGCCCGTCCAAGCGCGCCCGCGCCCGTCCGCAAACTCGTGATTGTCGGCGGCGGCTCAGCCGGCTGGATGACCGCGGCTGCGGCCTCCGCAGCGCTGCACCGCGATTGCGAGATCGTGCTGGTGGAGTCAGAAGAGATCGGCATTGTCGGCGTCGGCGAGGCGACCATCCCGGCCATACGCTCCTTCAACCAGTTCGTCGGCATCGACGAGGCCGATTTCATGCGGGCGACCCAGGGCTCGTTCAAGCTCGGCATCGAGTTTGTAAACTGGCTGCGCGACGGCCACGCCTATTTCCACCCGTTCGGCGCCTATGGGCGCAATTTCGACTGGGTGCCGCTGTATCAGTATTATCTCGAAGCGCGCGCCAACGGAGACGAGACGCCGCTTCAGGATTATTCGCTGGCCTGGCTGGCCGCGCGCGAGAACAAATTCGCCCATCCGGCTGGCGACCAGGGCGCCGCCCTGTCGACGCTGGAATACGCCTTCCACTTTGACGCCAGCCTGTATGGCCGATATCTGCGCCGCATCGCCGAGGGGCGCGGCGTGACGCGTCTTGAAGGCAAGGTGTCGAACGTGCGGTTGCGGCCCGGAGATGGCGGCATTCAGGGTCTGGACCTGTCAGACGGGCGGACGGTGGACGGCGACTTCTTCGTAGACTGCACCGGGTTTCGCGGTCTCCTGATCGAGGAGGCGCTCAAAACGGGCTATGAAGACTGGACCCACTGGCTGCCCTGCGATCGCGCCGTAGCTGCGCCATCTGCGTCAGGGGATGATTTCACGCCCTACACCCGGTCCACGGCGCGTCAGGCTGGCTGGCAATGGCGCATCCCGCTCCAGCACCGCACCGGCAATGGCTATGTCCACGCCAGCCACTTTATCAGCGAGCAAGACGCGACCGACACTCTGGTGCGCCACCTGGACGGCGCGCTGCTGGCCGAACCCCGCCTGCTCAAATTCGTTACGGGCCGCCGCCGCAAGGCCTGGAACAAGAACTGCGTTGCGATCGGCCTGTCCGCCGGCTTCATGGAGCCGCTGGAGTCTACCTCCCTGCACCTCATCCAGACCGGGGTGGTGCGCTTCCTGGCCCTGTTCCCGGGCCGAGATCCCGAGCCCTGGAGCGAGATGGAGTACAACAAGCTGGTGCGCGAGGAATGGGAGCCGATCCGCGACTTCCTGATCCTGCATTACCACGCCAATCAGCGCGAAGACGGCGAGCTGTGGCGCTATTGCCGCGAGATGGCGATCCCCGAGACGCTGGCCTACCGGATTGAGCAGTTCCGGCGCTGCGGGCGGCTGGTCTCGCCGGGGCTGGAACTCTTCCTCAACGCCAACTGGATCAGCGTGCTGATGGGGCAGGGGATCATGCCCGAACGCTATGAAGCCCTGGTCCATCACCGCCAGGTGGATGGCCGGGCCATGCTCGCCCAGGTCCGCTCGGCGATCACCGCCGCCGCCGCCCGCCTGCCCAGCCACCGCACCTATATCAACCGGTTCTGCAAGGCGCCCGATGAGGCGCTCAAGCCGATCGCCTGA
- a CDS encoding DUF305 domain-containing protein: MVRLLLLLAGVAAVCAPSEATPIFQPGAPGQPSREIAADEAVALSRSSFVEADVIFMQHMIVHHAQAVEMVALLETRGAHDGVRRLGERIASNQAAEMEMMRTWLEQRGQAADDPNLSHGHHHGAHAGLEDHTDHAAHHGHDGHGARHSNHSDHAGHGSHPAHGAHGGAGEHAHHGHQTPAPVAPDPGDTPLMPGMLSPNQMAALAAAYGSEFDRLFLEGMIVHHQGALDMVDDLIARPGSAQDPQLSDFLSHVVSDQSAEILRMQSLLSDV; this comes from the coding sequence ATGGTTCGTCTTCTCCTGCTTCTGGCTGGCGTTGCAGCTGTGTGCGCACCCAGTGAAGCGACCCCGATCTTTCAGCCAGGCGCTCCGGGACAGCCCTCGCGCGAAATTGCGGCGGACGAAGCGGTGGCGCTCAGCCGGTCGAGCTTCGTGGAGGCGGACGTCATCTTCATGCAGCACATGATCGTCCACCACGCCCAGGCGGTGGAGATGGTCGCTTTGCTGGAGACGCGCGGCGCCCATGACGGCGTGCGCCGGCTGGGCGAGCGGATCGCCTCCAACCAGGCTGCTGAAATGGAGATGATGCGCACCTGGCTGGAGCAGCGCGGACAGGCGGCGGACGATCCGAATCTGTCCCATGGCCATCATCATGGGGCGCATGCCGGTCTTGAAGATCACACCGATCACGCCGCGCACCACGGCCATGACGGTCACGGGGCCCGCCACAGCAATCACAGCGATCATGCCGGACACGGCTCACATCCCGCTCACGGCGCCCATGGCGGCGCGGGCGAGCACGCCCATCACGGCCACCAGACCCCCGCGCCCGTTGCGCCCGATCCCGGCGACACGCCGCTCATGCCGGGCATGCTGTCGCCCAACCAGATGGCCGCGCTCGCCGCCGCATACGGGTCTGAGTTTGACCGCCTGTTTCTGGAGGGCATGATCGTGCACCACCAGGGCGCGCTGGACATGGTCGATGATCTCATCGCCCGGCCGGGCAGCGCTCAGGATCCGCAATTGTCCGACTTTCTGTCCCACGTGGTCTCTGACCAGTCCGCCGAAATCCTGCGCATGCAGTCGCTATTGTCCGACGTCTGA